A section of the Macadamia integrifolia cultivar HAES 741 chromosome 9, SCU_Mint_v3, whole genome shotgun sequence genome encodes:
- the LOC122088294 gene encoding pentatricopeptide repeat-containing protein At5g55840 — MVSVPVYMLMPQSKPSSVLWYLGIGAGATRPSSELLPLENENWKTQLDSTEYMYSFFSSPKPLLRSFRKSYLDWIVERRWGMSRRQPPFSGNTLPLYRYPFRRQLSAQGMEKSIYSILTIQRWESLNQMKYQLASLRTVHGKLALKFLNWVIRQPSLEFDHLIHIFCITTHILVKARMYEPAKLILQHLSQMGTGSHPVFAALMVTYSRCNSNPSVFDLLIRIYIQGGMLKESVETFRFMVSRGFKPSVNTCNTVLAAFVNKGRVECIWSFFKEMLAGGICPNVGTFNILLYVLCLEGNLRKANYVLRKMEETGYIPTRVTYNTLLNWYCKNGKFKLACELIDRMGCKGIEADVCTYNVFIDNLCKHNRSAKAYLLLKKMRKKRLCPNEITYNTLINGFCKEGKIRVATCVFVEMLSSNLVPNCITYNALIDGYCQKGNLEEALRLLNEMEAMGLRPNEVSYGSVLNGFCKASKLDSARSLLDWMRMIGIPVGHMAYTMIIDGYCKRGELNEAVELLNRMLNGGVYPDVVTYSVLINGFCKVGKINHAKEILCKMHRDGVLPNKIIYSTIIHNICKHGNVVDAMKFYASMTHSGHYADLITCNTLVASLCRCGKLIEAEIFMQHMGRIGLVPNSITFNCIISGYGSIGDGLRAFSLFDDMVTLGHHPSPCTYGSLLKGLCRGGNLELAKKFFHKLHCIPFAVDSVLYNTLLAGVCKAGRLEEAVVLYDEMVQGGIFPDAYTYSILLSGFCRKQKLFAAVLLFGKITEMGFLFPNQVIYTCMVDALFKEGLPKVALFLYGEMLEKGLYPDTVAMNVIIDGHSRMGNMWKVDGFISTSINSTFSLNLVSFNILLHGYSKKKQVSRMFLLYNSMIRRGFMPDKLTQHSLILGLCQSGMLDIAVKFVGKMVMEGNIPDQLTFNMLITKCCENGYMLKAFDLFNCMHRLGVMPDGNTYNSIIKGLNRKCCFLESHIILNEMLDKGFLPTCKHYITLINGACRMGDIKRAFRLKEELEALGLWSRDVAESALVRGLLWCGKKEEAMLVFDCMLRMGLVPTNATFTTVMHNLCKEANTVEALKLRGLMEFCGKKLDVVAYNVLITGLCNNGNVSVAFELYEEMKQRGLLPNLTTYTVLINAISRKSDSFKGEMLLRDLQDRELISPEGSTRDLHEGLMDAMRKLNLLRHKRRK, encoded by the exons ATGGTCTCTGTTCCCGTTTATATGTTGATGCCCCAATCTAAGCCCTCATCGGTACTTTGGTACCTAGGCATTGGTGCTGGGGCCACGCGACCATCCAGCGAACTCCTGCCgttagaaaatgaaaattggaagACACAACTCGATTCAACTGAATACATGTACtcgttcttctcttctccaaagCCTTTACTCCGAAGCTTCAGGAAATCCTACCTGGACTGGATAGTTGAGCGCAGATGGGGCATGAGCAGGCGTCAACCTCCGTTTTCCGGCAACACTCTCCCTTTATACAGGTACCCTTTCCGGCGTCAACTTTCAG CCCAAGGCATGGAGAAGAGCATCTATAGCATTCTAACTATTCAACGCTGGGAATCCTTGAATCAAATGAAATATCAACTGGCTTCTCTTAGAACCGTACATGGAAAACTGGCATTGAAATTCCTCAATTGGGTTATTCGACAACCAAGTTTGGAATTTGATCACCTTATCCACATATTCTGCATCACAACTCACATACTTGTTAAAGCTAGAATGTATGAACCTGCAAAATTGATTTTGCAACATCTCTCTCAAATGGGTACTGGGTCGCATCCTGTCTTTGCTGCTCTTATGGTCACCTACTCACGTTGCAACTCAAACCCTTCAGTTTTTGATCTTCTGATTAGGATTTACATACAAGGAGGAATGCTGAAAGAATCTGTAGAGACCTTTCGATTTATGGTTTCCAGAGGATTCAAGCCATCGGTAAATACTTGCAATACTGTTCTAGCGGCATTTGTGAATAAGGGTAGAGTGGAGTGCATATGGTCTTTCTTTAAGGAGATGTTGGCTGGTGGCATTTGCCCTAATGTGGGTACTTTCAATATACTGTTATATGTGCTTTGTCTTGAAGGAAATCTTAGGAAAGCTAATTATGTATtgagaaagatggaagagactGGTTATATCCCAACAAGAGTTACTTACAATACCCTGCTCAATTGGTACTGCAAGAATGGTAAATTTAAATTGGCTTGTGAGCTGATTGATCGAATGGGTTGTAAAGGTATTGAAGCAGATGTATGTACATATAACGTGTTCATTGATAACTTGTGTAAACACAATAGAAGTGCGAAAGCTTACTTGCTGctgaagaagatgaggaagaagagactTTGTCCAAATGAAATTACTTACAACACTCTTATTAATGGATTTTGTAAGGAGGGAAAGATTAGAGTTGCTACTTGTGTTTTTGTTGAGATGTTGAGTTCTAATCTTGTACCAAATTGTATTACGTACAATGCTTTGATTGATGGGTATTGTCAAAAAGGGAATCTTGAAGAAGCTTTGAGACTTTTGAATGAAATGGAAGCAATGGGACTGAGGCCTAATGAGGTTAGTTATGGATCTGTTTTGAATGGGTTTTGCAAGGCTTCCAAGTTGGATTCAGCAAGATCTCTCCTTGACTGGATGAGGATGATTGGCATTCCTGTTGGCCATATGGCATATACAATGATAATAGATGGCTACTGTAAGAGGGGAGAGCTCAATGAAGCTGTTGAATTGCTCAATAGAATGCTGAATGGTGGTGTGTATCCTGATGTTGTTACGTATTCGGTGCTTATAAATGGATTCTGCAAAGTGGGAAAGATAAACCATGCAAAGGAGATTCTTTGCAAAATGCACAGAGATGGAGTTTTGCccaataaaattatatattctaCTATAATTCACAACATCTGCAAGCATGGAAATGTTGTTGACGCAATGAAGTTCTATGCAAGTATGACTCATTCTGGTCATTATGCGGATCTTATCACATGTAACACATTGGTTGCTTCTCTTTGTAGATGTGGGAAGTTGATAGAGGCTGAAATCTTTATGCAACACATGGGTAGGATTGGCTTAGTTCCTAACTCCATTACCTTTAACTGTATCATAAGCGGCTACGGAAGTATAGGTGATGGGTTAAGAGCATTTTCCTTGTTTGATGATATGGTTACATTAGGTCATCACCCAAGTCCTTGCACTTATGGAAGCTTGCTAAAAGGACTATGCAGGGGAGGAAACTTAGAGTTGGCGAAGAAATTCTTTCATAAACTCCACTGCATTCCTTTTGCTGTAGATAGTGTTCTCTATAACACATTATTGGCTGGTGTTTGTAAAGCAGGGAGGTTGGAGGAGGCAGTTGTGCTTTATGATGAGATGGTACAAGGTGGAATATTTCCTGATGCTTACACATATTCTATTCTTCTCAGTGGGTTTTGTAGGAAGCAAAAGCTGTTTGCTGCAGTTTTGCTTTTTGGGAAAATAACggaaatgggatttttatttcCGAACCAGGTCATTTACACTTGCATGGTTGATGCTCTTTTCAAGGAAGGGCTGCCAAAGGTTGCTTTGTTTTTATATGGAGAGATGCTGGAGAAAGGCTTGTATCCAGATACAGTTGCAATGAATGTAATTATTGATGGACACTCAAGGATGGGAAATATGTGGAAGGTGGATGGTTTTATTTCCACATCAATCAACTCAACTTTCTCACTTAATCTGGTTTCATTTAACATTCTCCTACACGGGTATTCAAAGAAAAAGCAAGTTTCAAGAATGTTTTTACTCTACAATTCTATGATCAGAAGGGGTTTTATGCCAGATAAACTTACACAAcattctctaattcttggactTTGTCAATCTGGTATGCTTGACATTGCTGTTAAATTTGTAGGAAAGATGGTAATGGAAGGTAACATTCCAGATCAACTGACATTCAACATGCTCATTACCAAGTGTTGTGAAAATGGTTATATGCTAAAGGCTTTTGATCTGTTCAACTGCATGCATAGATTAGGTGTCATGCCCGATGGAAATACCTACAATTCCATTATTAAAGGACTCAATAGAAAGTGCTGCTTTCTAGAATCACATATTATTTTGAATGAAATGTTGGACAAGGGGTTTTTGCCTACTTGTAAACATTATATTACTTTGATTAATGGAGCATGTCGAATGGGGGATATAAAGAGAGCATTCAGGCTTAAAGAGGAACTGGAAGCACTAGGTTTATGGTCTCGTGATGTAGCTGAGAGTGCTCTTGTTAGAGGACTTCTATGGTgtgggaagaaggaagaggcaATGCTAGTTTTCGATTGCATGCTTCGTATGGGATTGGTCCCAACTAATGCTACCTTTACTACTGTGATGCACAATCTCTGCAAAGAAGCTAACACTGTGGAAGCACTGAAGTTAAGGGGTTTGATGGAATTCTGTGGAAAAAAGCTTGATGTTGTTGCTTACAATGTCCTCATAACAGGTCTTTGCAACAACGGTAATGTTTCTGTTGCCTTTGAACTGTATGAGGAGATGAAGCAAAGGGGTCTTTTGCCAAATCTTACCACTTATACTGTCCTCATTAATGCTATTTCCAGAAAAAGTGATAGTTTCAAGGGAGAAATGTTATTAAGGGATCTACAAGATAGGGAATTGATCTCTCCTGAAGGAAGTACCAGGGATTTGCATGAGGGGTTGATGGATGCTATGAGAAAACTAAATTTGTTGAGGCATAAGAGAAGGAAATAG